In a genomic window of Macaca nemestrina isolate mMacNem1 chromosome 18, mMacNem.hap1, whole genome shotgun sequence:
- the LOC105491276 gene encoding zinc finger protein 1 homolog isoform X3, with amino-acid sequence MERDHRNPDEQARQFLILKNQTPIEERGDLFGKALNLNTDFVSLRQVPYKYDLYEKTLKYNSDLLNSNRSHAGKQTDECNEFGKALLYLKQEKTHAGVQYSEYNKNGKALSHKAAIFKHQKIKNLVQPFICTYCDKAFSFKSLLISHKRIHTGEKPYECNVCKKTFSHKANLIKHQRIHTGEKPFECPECGKAFTHQSNLIVHQRAHMEKKPYECSECGKTFAQKFELTTHQRIHTGERPYECNECAKTFFKKSNLIIHQKIHTGEKRYECSECGKSFIQNSQLIIHMRTHTGEKPYECTECGKTFSQRSTLRLHLRIHTGEKPYECSECGKAFSRKSRLSVHQRVHVGDKP; translated from the coding sequence ATGGAGAGAGACCACAGAAACCCAGATGAGCAGGCAAGGCAATTTTTAATTCTTAAGAACCAAACCCCAATTGAGGAAAGAGGTGATCTGTTTGGAAAAGCACTTAATCTCAACACAGACTTTGTTTCTTTAAGACAAGTACCCTATAAGTATGACTTATATgaaaaaactttgaaatataattcagaCTTGCTTAATAGTAATAGAAGCCATGCAGGAAAGCAAACTGATGAGTGTAATGAATTTGGAAAAGCACTTCTCTACCTGAAGCAAGAGAAaacccacgctggagtacaatATTCTgaatacaataaaaatggaaaagcccTCAGCCATAAAGCAGCCATTTTTaaacatcagaaaataaaaaacttggTTCAACCTTTCATTTGTACTTATTGTGACAAGGCTTTCTCCTTTAAGTCACTCCTCATTAGTCATAAGAGAAtacatactggagaaaaaccataTGAATGTAATGTATGTAAGAAAACCTTCTCCCATAAGGCCAACCTCATcaaacatcagagaattcacactgggGAGAAACCCTTTGAGTGTCCGGAATGTGGAAAAGCTTTTACCCACCAGTCAAACCTCATTGTACACCAGAGAGCACATATGGAGAAGAAGCCCTATgaatgcagtgaatgtggaaagACGTTTGCCCAAAAGTTTGAACTCACCACACACCAGAGAATTCATACAGGAGAGAGACCCTATGAGTGTAACGAATGTGCAAAAACCTTCTTCAAGAAGTCAAACCTTATCATACATCAGAAGATTCACACGGGGGAGAAACGGTATgagtgcagtgaatgtggaaaatCCTTCATCCAGAACTCACAACTCATTATCCACATGAGAactcatacaggagagaaaccctacgaATGTACTGAATGCGGCAAAACTTTCAGCCAGAGGTCAACTCTTAGATTACACTTGCGAatccacacaggagagaaaccatATGAGTGTTCtgaatgtgggaaggcctttagCAGGAAGTCCCGACTCAGTGTCCATCAGAGAGTTCATGTCGGGGATAAACCCTGA